The following nucleotide sequence is from Dehalococcoidia bacterium.
GGAGACCCTGGCAGAGCTCAGCATCAATCAAATCGAGGCGGCGCTGCCGGGGGCAAGCAGGGTGAGTCCTGGGCTCCTGGATCTCGGCGGCCGCGACGTCGTGGAGCTGATCTATTCGGCTCCCATGCCACTGCCTGATGGTGGCGAGCTCGATCTGGGTGTTGCACAGTACCTGATGTCAGCTGGTTCGAGTTATGTCGTCGTCACATTCAGCGATCTCGTATCGACTATTGAAAGCAAGTTGCCCGAATTCCGACAGATAGTAGAAACCCTGGAGTTCCCTTCAGAAACTCAAACCCAAGGCCAGGTTGACCAAGCCAACAAAGGAGATTCAGTGACACAGCAGTACAGTTCAGCCCCTGCAATGACAATAGATCCGGAGAAGTCTTACACCGCGACCTTCGTGTTGGAGAACGGCACCGAGTTCAAGGTCAACCTGTTCGCCGACAAGGCTCCCAAGACAGTAAACAACTTCGTCTTTCTGGCCAGAGATGGATTCTACGATGGTGTGACATTCCATCGGGTCATTCCCGGCTTCATGGCCCAGGGTGGGGATCCCACCGGCACCGGTCGCGGGGGGCCAGGATACAGGTTCGAAGATGAGTTCCATCCCGACCTCAAACACGACCGTCCCGGAATTCTGTCAATGGCCAACGCCGGTCCCAATACCAACGGCAGCCAGTTCTTCATCACCTTCGTGCCGACTCCTCACCTCGATGGCGCGCACGCTGTCTTTGGTGTGGTTTCAGAGGGCATTGACGTAGTCAACGAAATCTCCACCAGGGATCCCGCGACCGCGCGCACCCCAGGAGATGCTGTTACGTCCATCAGAATTGACGAGAGTTGATCGGTAGTTGGGATCTCTAGCTAATCCGCCTCTCTCGCGATGCTGTCCCTTGACTTGGACAATAGCTGGTGACAGACTCTACTATCGAGCCTGAAATCTGGAGCACACGCAACCCACTTGATAATAGACATCCATACTCACACCTACCCCACGTCTGTCGACAGCTTTATCGATGCTGATGAATTGATCGAGCAGGCCAAGAGCATCGGGCTCGACGGGGTTTGCATAACCGACCACGATGGCTTCTGGGACCATAGAGAAGTTGATGACCTCTCGAAGAGGCATAATTTCCTGGTCCTGCCGGGTTGTGAAGTGACGACCGAAGAGGGCCATCTGCTCGTCTATGGTCTTCGCAAGTACATCTTCGGAATGCACAGGGCAACCTTCGTAAAGGACAAGCTCGATAGGGAAGAGGGTGCGATGGTTGTTGCTCATCCCTACCGAAGGACGTACAGGAAGGGCGCGCATACAAGCGAGTCCGCGTACCACGAGATGCTCGAGCGAGCCTCGCGAAACCACGTCTTCGACATGGTCGACGCTGTCGAGGTGATGAACAGCCGTGGCCTGGAGGAAGAGAACGCCTTTAGCCGCGATCTGGCGAAGTGGTTCGACCTCCCGGGGACGGGAGCAAGCGATGCCCACAAACTGGAAGATATTGGTACATTTGCCACAGAGTTCGAGCGTCGGATTACCTGCCTCGACGACCTCATAACAGAGCTGCGAGCGGGACGGTTCAGTCCGGTAGTGCTGGATTCGGCCCGGAATCCTGTGCTCTCTGGAGCCGCCCTCTAGCATCAGCATCGTTCGTGGGTTGCTTTCACCCACGCAAATTCGGAAGACCGAGTACCGAGCCCGATGGCACCAATACTCGAAGTCAATAATCTCCACACCTACTTCGCAACCAACGAAGGCATAGTAAAAGCCGTTAATGGCGTGTCGCTGTCGCTGGACGAGGACAGCATTCTTGGCGTGGTTGGAGAGAGTGGTTCCGGTAAGACCATGACAGCGCTCTCGATCCTGAAGCTCATACCTTATCCGGGTCAGGTCGTTGCCGGCCAGATATTGTACGAGGGCAGAGACCTCCTTCAGATGAGCGACGACGAGATGCGCAACATCCGGGGGCGGCAGATTTCTCTGATCTTCCAGGATGCGGCTTCCGCCCTGAACCCTGTCATCACTATCGGCAGCCAGGTCGAGGAACTGATGCTGGAGCACACGGCCATGAGCAAGCGTGAAGCTCAGCAGGTCACAACCGATCTCCTCGCCAACATGGGCATCCCGGACGCTAAGCAGATGCTCGGA
It contains:
- a CDS encoding peptidylprolyl isomerase — encoded protein: MTIDPEKSYTATFVLENGTEFKVNLFADKAPKTVNNFVFLARDGFYDGVTFHRVIPGFMAQGGDPTGTGRGGPGYRFEDEFHPDLKHDRPGILSMANAGPNTNGSQFFITFVPTPHLDGAHAVFGVVSEGIDVVNEISTRDPATARTPGDAVTSIRIDES
- a CDS encoding PHP domain-containing protein; translated protein: MIIDIHTHTYPTSVDSFIDADELIEQAKSIGLDGVCITDHDGFWDHREVDDLSKRHNFLVLPGCEVTTEEGHLLVYGLRKYIFGMHRATFVKDKLDREEGAMVVAHPYRRTYRKGAHTSESAYHEMLERASRNHVFDMVDAVEVMNSRGLEEENAFSRDLAKWFDLPGTGASDAHKLEDIGTFATEFERRITCLDDLITELRAGRFSPVVLDSARNPVLSGAAL